The nucleotide window GAAGTTCGAGTCCCAGGACGAGAGCAACTATCTGGTGGAGGACCTGGAGATCCTGTCCGACCTGCAGCGGGAGGCGTTCCGCCTCCGCCCCGAGGAGGACGGCGCCAGCATGTTCGGGCCGATCCGCCTGAAAGAGAGCACGCGGCGGGGGGAGCGCATCCTCCACTGCCAGGACGACGTGGGGGAGGCGGGCTACTCCATTCCCAACAATATGGAGACGGTGGAGTTCCTGGACCACGACGCGAAGTTCGTGATCGCGATCGAGACCGGCGGTATGTACGCCCGTCTGATTGAGAACGGGTTCGACGAGAGCGAGAAGGCGATCCTGGTGCACCTCAAGGGCCAGCCCGCCCGGTCGACGCGGCGGCTGCTGAACCGCATCAACGGGCAGTTCGGGCTGCCGGTCGTCGTCTTCACCGATGGGGACCCCTGGTCCTACCGCATCTATGCGAGTGTCGCCTACGGGGCGATCAAGAGCGCGCACATGTCCGAGCTGCTGGCCACGCCCTCGGCACAGTTCGTCGGCGTGCAGCCGAGCGACATCCGCGACTACGATCTCCCCGCGGACAGGCTCACCGAGAAGGACGTGGACGCGCTGAAGTCCGAGCTCTCGGATCCCCGGTTCGGCTCGAAGTACTGGAAGTACCAGATCGATCTCCAGCTATCGCTGAAGCTGAAGTCCGAACAGCAGGCCTTTGCGGCGCGGGGCCTGGACTTCGTCACGAAGGAGTATCTCCCCGCGCGGCTCGCCGAGATGGGGATCATCTGAACCGCCCCCACCGGGGTGCCGGAAGGCTCTCTGCTGCCCGCTCCCCCGCCCATCTGCGCATGAACATTCTTGCCGCACGGCAGCGGATGTAGAGCGGCGCGGGGATCCATGCCAGGAGCGTCATCTTCATCTTCCTCCGCCGGAACAGCCTCGTCCGGCAGGCGCGGAGCTGCTGCCGCGCCAGATCGGGACGACCGGCCAGCGTGTTCCGTTCGGCGGTCTCGAGCCTTTTGCGCGCGACGTACTCCTGCAGGCCGTCCCTAAGGGCAGGAGGCACCGCCCCCNNNNNNNNNNNNNNNNNNNNNNNNNNNNNNNNNNNNNNNNNNNNNNNNNNNNNNNNNNNNNNNNNNNNNNNNNNNNNNNNNNNNNNNNNNNNNNNNNNNTTTTGCGCGCGACGTACTCCTGCAGGCCGTCCCTAAGGGCAGGAGGCACCGCCCCCTCGGCAAGGGCCGCCTCGGCAACGGCGGCGAAGGGGTGATCCTCGACGGCGCGGACCTGGTGAACCGCGCTGTCCGCGTTCTCCGCGTGGTAGACTGCCCCGGCGCGCCAGGTGAAGGCGATCGGATACTGCAGGGCGATCCGCCCCCACAGATCGGTATCCTCGCCCCACCAGGCATCGGTCCTGAACCCCCGGAACTCGGCGAGCTTCTCTTTTGGGATGGCTACTGCGGAGGTGATGAGCGGGCCGTCTCCCATCGCGGCGGTCTCGAAGTAGTTGGGGATCAGCCCTTCCCAGGGCGGAGGGGGCAGCCCCCTGATATCTGCGGGCAACGTTCTCCCTCCTGCCGTATGCACGTGATAGGCCGTCGCGCAGGCTCCGGCCCGGGGGTATCTCTCGCGGAGCCGGAGCAGTGTCTTGAGGTGATGCGGGAGCCACTCGTCGTCGGCATCCAGAAAGGCGATGAGGTCAGCCCGGGACATGGCAATGCCCTGGTTGCGCGCCCGGGACACTCCTCTACCCCGCTGCTGCACCACACGCACCCGGGGGTCGCCCATACCCCGCACGATCGCGGGACCGCGATCGTCCGAATTCCCGTCGACGACGATCGCCTCGAAATCCTGCACGGTCTGGGAGAGGACAGATCGGACGGCCCGCTCGATAAAGAGCCCCGCGTTGTAGAGCGGAATGATCACCGATACCCGTGGTGAGTGCGTCATGCCATCGATATGTCCCTGCATTCTCGAATCCCCCGCACACCGGATCGGGCAAGAGCCCGAACCTGGAGCCACATTCGGCATCATCGCAGATGCTGCTGCAGGAATAAAAGGGTGATGGATGCGGCGAATTGCGGCAAACCTACCTTCCCAGCAGCCTCCACATCGCCCGATACCCCTTGTACAGAGGAGCGGGGATGCGGGCAGTCAGGAGAAGCCGATCACGGTCGCGCGCAAACGTGCGGGTGCGGCAGTGGCGTAGCTGCTTCCGCGCCAGATCGGGTCGGCCGGCGAGGATGTTGCGGGCGGCGGTCTGCAGCTGCTTCTTCGCGACGACATACTCCTGAAGATCCGAAAGGATGACAGGATCCACGGTTCCGGCCGCTATCGCCTCTTCCGCCGTGGCGATGAAGGGGTTGTCC belongs to Methanomicrobiales archaeon and includes:
- a CDS encoding DNA topoisomerase IV subunit A; the protein is MTSKQELDAVARERLLGIADAWYRQMEDGQIPYVRLPTRTKQNIAFDDASEVWKYGERESTRAASTEKSAVHLLKMAYVIGFIKQQIAEDRSSTLRELYYITEGWKRAKFESQDESNYLVEDLEILSDLQREAFRLRPEEDGASMFGPIRLKESTRRGERILHCQDDVGEAGYSIPNNMETVEFLDHDAKFVIAIETGGMYARLIENGFDESEKAILVHLKGQPARSTRRLLNRINGQFGLPVVVFTDGDPWSYRIYASVAYGAIKSAHMSELLATPSAQFVGVQPSDIRDYDLPADRLTEKDVDALKSELSDPRFGSKYWKYQIDLQLSLKLKSEQQAFAARGLDFVTKEYLPARLAEMGII
- a CDS encoding glycosyltransferase family 2 protein, whose protein sequence is MQGHIDGMTHSPRVSVIIPLYNAGLFIERAVRSVLSQTVQDFEAIVVDGNSDDRGPAIVRGMGDPRVRVVQQRGRGVSRARNQGIAMSRADLIAFLDADDEWLPHHLKTLLRLRERYPRAGACATAYHVHTAGGRTLPADIRGLPPPPWEGLIPNYFETAAMGDGPLITSAVAIPKEKLAEFRGFRTDAWWGEDTDLWGRIALQYPIAFTWRAGAVYHAENADSAVHQVRAVEDHPFAAVAEAALAEGAVPPALRDGLQEYVARK